A stretch of DNA from Globicephala melas chromosome 4, mGloMel1.2, whole genome shotgun sequence:
GGCTGAGAAAGTTAGTTATACAGACTTTCCACTGCTCTTACATCATATCTCTAGGACACCTAGAAGTATGACAGGTGCAAGGAAATGTGAAAGGTATGTCTTTGGTACAGACGGAGaaaagagcctttttttttttaaaggatggccACCAGCGATTCCTGGTTTAACAAAGCATGGATTTCTTAACTCTAAATGCTCTGTATATTTCAGAGACCACTTCTCCAGGATGAGAGCTATGAAAATTGTAGAGTAAGTGTACTTGTATCTTTTAAatgtctttcctcttcctttttcaatTCATTTCCCCTCCCTTTTTCAGAGTCTTAGCACCTTAAGCTTGCTCAGAGTCCCCAACTACTAAAACCCCACCCAGGCTTCTCCTTCCCCCAAGGAAAAACTTATTATTGTCTCATTTAGCAGAAAGTGTCTAGCAACTAACTATTACAGAAAAGTTCTGAATATTTGATGTTTCATGTTTAGATGTTGGCTTGTGCTACACCTCCAATCCCCTACAAGGATATCTGCATTTTTCTTAGGTAACATAATTtgcacaaataaattaatttcttgATAATGATGAAATTTTAGATATCAGCCAGAAATTGGAGATAGAGGAACTTCAGTGATCAACTGCCATCTCTGCCCAAGACGTGGTACAGTGAAAGGTGGAAAAAAGATCCTTAGAgcagaagcagaaaacaaaacaaaatactagACAGAATGAGGACTTTCTACTCTGCCTCACTGCCTCTAATAAGCCCTCCAGAATACATGTTTATCTAAACAATAGCAAttgtgcctttctttctttcctctggttAAATTAAATTCCAAGTGGCAATGTGATAAGATCGACAAGAAACCTAACCTAATTCTTAGAGACTGAAAGAAACACCCCATGAGTCATGGCTAAGTATTAGGCTGGTATGAAAAAATGTCAGAATCTAAAGTGAAAGATGACCACCACCCAGAAACTTCCTTTCATCACatattcaattaaaattaaaatgtctcttcatcacaaattaaaataaaatgaaatgagggTACTGTATATTTAACAAGCTTTTCCAGTAATGATGATCAGagattttcttcattatttttattaattattcttttgAAATATCCAGAGGTCAGATTTACTACTCCCAACTCAATGGTCTGAGAGGCCTGCTAAGAATGCCTAATCAGTTCAGTTAATGACTGTTTCTAATTTGCATACAACAGGACTTTGCTGCAAATATCTGTTAAATTCTCAGAGTAGGTAGACAAAATCCATTATGAGAAATATAATCAGCAATCTGGTGTCAGGTAGCTCAAGGTCAGGCAGTCAATAATATTGAGTATTTATTGTACACAAGGTattataacataattttaaaagtaaaagttattttctcaaGAAGCCTTCCATCAAGGTGAGGAAACCACATGTTTATGATTAAAAAATGCTCCTTAGGATTGCAAAACCATTGGGGGAAAGTTTGTTTAGGAACAGCTTCAAAGTAAATATCTCCCTATCAAtgacttattaattacaaagtaaAAAGAGTTAccttcaaagtgaaaaaaatctgaattgggagattgggattgacatatatacaccaatatgtataaaatggataactaataagaacctgctgtataaaataaataaataaaattttttaatgtacactattaataatgtaaaaaaaagtgaaaaaaatctctCAGCTAAGTAATTAAAGCTAATTAACATCACCAATAATGCCTCCTGATGTGAGGCACTGAGGATACATCAtctgccaaaaatgcataacctgtATGGCTTTATGAGGAACAATCAGACAAACCTCAACtaaaggacattctacaaaacaacaaggctgtattcttcaaaaaaatgtctatcatgaaaaacaatgaaaggctgagggactgttccaggttaaaagaaaccaaagaaatgacaactaaatgtaatgcatAATTCTAGATTGGGGGAGAAACTGTTATAAAGGATAGTTATTAGGAcaatcagtaaaattaaaatatggattCTGTATCAGATAATAATATATATCAATGTTAAAATAAACTTCCTTAAGTTGATCATTATACTGTTATATAAAAGActgtcattgtttttttttgttgtttttttgttttacaaaagttTATTCTTAAATGTACAATAGGTTCCAAGACAACACTTCATTCTAGTTATAGGTGGCAACAGATGTTATGGCAGGGAATCCAGATGTTTAATCCAGATGTTTAAACAGGAATGGAACTAAGGATCATCATTGCCTCAGGCACAAGGAACAGCTTACTTTTTGCCAGATTTCTTAATTCCACCTGTGGCCAGGGGGCCTTTCCCCGAGGCCTTCGCTTTTAGCTCCTCAAATTTCTTTTGCTCCTCCTTCTGTTTCTGCTTGAATGCCTTATCTTCCTCGTCCATCTCCTTGGCTTGCTTCTTGGGCTGCTTCAGGGGCTTCTTGCCACCTTCGCAGCCCAACATGGCAcctgccaccccttccccagaCCCTGCCACCGGATGCCTGTCATTGTTTTTTTATGCTGAAGTATCTAGGGATAAAGGGTTATGATCTCTGCAACTTaacctcagcaaaaaaaaaaaaaaaagaaaaagaaaaatgtgtatattatattacatttaaaaaggtaaaacaatatggcaaaatgttatcAATGTATGAAGCTGAGTCAGGCACAAAGGAGTTCATTTtaatattcttgcaacttttctaaaggctttactttttatttttaagtaaaaagtttacttttaaaaatgttcaagggcttccctggtggcgcagtggttgagagtacgcctgctgatgcaagggacacgggttcgtgcctcggtccggcaagatcccacatgccgcggagcggctgggcccatgagccatggccgctgagcctgcgcgtctggagcctgtgctccgcaacgggagaggccacaacagtgagaggcccacgtgtcacaaaagaaaaaaaaatagttcaataaacattttctaCACAGATAGGCCCTCATCTAAGGTTGTCTTTTGGGGTCTCCAGAAACAGATTTCCTCTCCTTCCTAAATCTTTGAATCAGTGTAGATGATACATATATTCCAAGAAGTATGTTTTAGGAATCTAAATGTGTTGGAAGAAAGTAAGATAATAACAGCAAATTCataataatgactttttttttcaatattaccagtgccaggcactgtgctaggtactttatatacattattctcATTTAACCCATATAACCTGAGAAGCAGGTATTTTTAGTCCCaatttacaagtgagaaaactaaggttcagGGAGGTTAAGCAACCTATCcagagatcacacagctagtaaatgagaAAGTCAGAATACTGTCTCCCAGAAattcacagattttttaaagaagctgTCTCATCATTACTGCTGCTTCCCTCAATCAAGAACATTTTTTCCACAGCATGGGTTCCTGAAGTTTTTGTAAACTTAAGTCAGACCAGCCTACCTGAACAGTGGAACAAAAGGTCACAGTCACTTAAAGGTAAACAAGGTCCCAGCACCAATCAAATAGAACTGACATGGCTATTGGCCTGATTCCAAAGTTGCCTGATTTGTCAGCTGTACAGATCTTTCCTACTGGAAAAGTTTTGCTAGGATTTCCTGATAAGCTTTCAACGTAAGCAAAAAAGAATTAATTCTCTGCTCATCTCTCTTCTGACATTACAAATAGGTGGTGCTTAAGTCACCTGTACTTTTCATTCATGATACAAAATAGAGTTTTAAGGATGccaaaataaaaagggaataaatGTCATGTCATATTCTCACCAGTTACTTTCCATGACTTCAAGTTAAAATTCCTTAAAGTTTAATAGAAAAATACTTAACACATCCAAAGACATGTTTATAGGAACTTCTCAGAAGTCTTTGCTCTGTATGTGTGTCGGTGTGTGGGGGGGATTATGTGTGCTATAATACTTTTACAGCTCTACTGAATGAactataattaacatacaataaaccATATATTTAAAAGTGTATAATTTAATGAGTGTTAACATTATATACCTGTgaaatcatcaaaattaaaaaacatatccCTCGCTCTCAAGTTTCCTCATACCACTTTAtactccatctctccctccctactctgactttgctttgcttttttgttttgtttacattgtggtaaaatatacataacataaattcTACTTTGCTTTTTAACTGTTTAATTCTTGAAGTACTGAACCATCTTGCATAATTCAACTTAACCAGCCAAATACATGGTAGATATCATCATACTAGAAAGAAGCAAAGGTGCTAAATACTGCCCTTGtggttttaaagatattttaaagtcaaattgATATCTGGAGTCACTAGATATTGTAACACTGGATCTATTCcactagattaaaaaaatcatacaaaaaatataaaatatcacaaTGAGAACtcaagggaggagaaaggaggtaTCTGACTACCTATTTAAAGCTAATGTAAAATTCATGAACAAAGAATCAAGTCAACCATTAGTATTAGTACTGACACATTGCAAAGCCCATTGGTAAATAATAGTAATACTAACATATTTTACCTGAATTTCAGTTGAGTACATACATTCTTCAACAAAATCTCTCCTTCTGTCTTATATAAATACCTCTAACCAAATGTCTAAGGCAGtgtttctcaatattttttatcCATGCTCCATtttgagaaaagtaaaaatctttAACCTCACTCCGTTAGTATACTGTAGTAATTAAATAGAGGTCAGCCCCTAAATCATATTACCAAAATATGAATCCCATTTCTACCACTAACTAGCCATGAAAATTTGGACAAATTCCTTTATCTCTCCAAGTCTTAGTTTCATCATCTAACAAATGTGGTTTAAATGGAATAATCCATGTAAAGCCTTACTTAGCTCAGAGTCTGGCACACAGTATGTGCTTGTAAAcattagctactattattatttcatagTAGTAGTAGTTGCCATCATCTGCCTTAAAGTCTATCTTCCGTGTATCCCCTATAGCCAAGAAGATTTTGTCAAGTTTTCACCCATGATTACTACTataaaaaatgtacttttaatGTAAAAGTATGATAAAACATGAAGTATGCTCCATCTCCCCATCTTATCCTTACCCCATTTAagaatcactgctgtggaacttccctgctggtccagtggtgaagaatccgccttccaatacagCGCGTCACAACGAGCTcccgtgcctcaactagagagcctgtgtgctgcaaagtACAGAGCCCActcgctctggagcctgcgcgccacaaccagagaagagaaaacccgcacgccacaactagagtgaagccggcgcaccgcagcaaaagatcccgcctgcctcaatgaagatcccgcaagccgcaactaagacccgacgcagccaaaagtaaaataaataaataaacaaatcttttttaaaaataaagtaatttaacAATTGAACATCCTTGCCCAACagacactaattcaaaaaaaaattacgaTTGTAGCAAGAACTCTTCTAGAGTCTGATGTTAAGCTATGATGAAGAAacaccactattactactactactactactactactactactactactactgtcaGCATTTATATAACACCTGTATgtctaaaaactttaaaaatattaaaactcttggggcttccctggtggtgcagtggttaagaatctgcctgccaatgcaggggacacgagttcgagccctggtccggcaagatcccacatgccacggagcaactaagcccgtgcgccacaactactgagcctgcgctctaaagcccggaagccacaactactgagcccgcatgccacaactactgaagcccgtgcacctagagcctgtgctccgcaacaagagaagccgctgcaatgagaagcccgcacaccgcaacgaagagtagtccccgctcaccgtaactagagaaagcccgcgcatggcaatgaagacccaatgaagccaaaaataaataaattaaataaattaaaaaaacacaaaaaactctcTTAACATTCACAACCCTTTGACATAGACGTATTATTTTTATCACTattgaaactgaggcacagaaaataagatcacacagctagtaagtggcgaAGCTAGGAATCAAATTCAGTCAGCCTGGCTGCAGACTACACACCCTTAACTACTGTGGTATACAACAAAATGCGACACTGTACTATACAAGAAGGTACCTAATAACTATCTCTAAATATCTGAATGCCTGGTATGTTGGATGGGGCAGACACTTATTCTGTGAAAGTCCAgataatagaaaatgaatcactAGTTGGAAGATGCAAAGACAGAAActttaacataataaaaacctTTTTAGGAACGAAGAGTTATCTGAAAAGGGGCTGAGTTACCTCGGGGGCATTTCATTTTGGCATACCAGGACATTCAAGGAGAGGTTGTGTAGAAATaccttcattaattttattagtCATAATCCTGTAAAGTCCATCATGGttgatctttttgtttgttctcatcttaaaataatttcaaatcatGACTGCCATCTATCACACTAGCATTCACAATGTTATGTAACCTATAAACTTGAAAAGCATGTTTTTTATGTTTCCATCCATGTTAGTGCTGAAAGTATTGATCAGGATAGATATATGTCACCATACACCAATGTGACATACCACTGGACCCCTCTCTCCTCATTGAGATCCACTCTTAATACTCTAGGTTAGTACAATATAAAACACAGGAGAGTTTATCTTTAGAAAAcaggatagaaaaatatatttagaattctTAATGATTAAGGTATTCAATCAGATGTAAACCCATTTCATTGTACTATCACATAATCTACATTTCTCTATCACAGTCCCAAAGATTATGATAATAGTGATGATAAAAATTACAGCTAACACTTACAGAGTACTTCCTTTGTGCCAGAAAGTTA
This window harbors:
- the LOC115854916 gene encoding translation machinery-associated protein 7-like is translated as MLGCEGGKKPLKQPKKQAKEMDEEDKAFKQKQKEEQKKFEELKAKASGKGPLATGGIKKSGKK